Proteins from a genomic interval of Flammeovirgaceae bacterium SG7u.111:
- a CDS encoding polysaccharide lyase 8 family protein has product MSRKPKCLFTLTFLLLPFFVFAQVENSLSEQIKANLYKQYLSQYSNKNEVVELLKAQQEDGSWQEVDYASKARSGWPARQHLENLKILATAYQTPTDRLFKSEILLESIQKALDFWNKTEPLSDNWWQQEIGVPMGLSPILILMEKELDSADMQASLKIMDKAQIKMTGQNKVWLSGNVLVRSTLRGDDEQVKKAINSIQEEIVLSTKEGIQPDFSFHQHGPQQQFGNYGLSYASSTLFWLQVTQGTDFEFEQEKIDILKHYLFDGIAWVVWHEKMDISACGRQLFPSTPSHKAESALASIKAMEKIVDERSVIDNGFEGKKFFWRSDMLVSQDPHYYFSVKMSSGRVRGAETVNSENLQGYHMGDGASFLYQNNEEYTDIFPLWDWRKIPGTTTLQLEEKLPVLTSKNSWGGTDFVGGIATGEHAIATMHYKKDGLEAKKSWFVVDGETVCLGTDISSSKPETVATTIQQSWLKDNILARINGKITTLNEGGHTFTEIDFLRHDNVVYVFEENPKIQLSNEEVSGSWDKVAQKLSDKPVRGKVFKLWIDHGANPTSASYAYYIFPRINSQDFEQLLSNKPVEIVYNSGETQAVGNENMLMAVYHQASLAKFGRVQIKAEQPCVMSVTRQGETIFNFVASDPTHKLESLTFTLKGAYLSSNPNLMITNKGRKSTTVTIDLPQGGEAGKAVSFSLSKKP; this is encoded by the coding sequence ATGTCCCGCAAACCAAAATGCCTTTTTACCCTCACATTTCTATTACTTCCGTTTTTTGTATTTGCCCAAGTAGAAAACTCTTTATCTGAGCAAATAAAAGCAAATCTGTACAAGCAATACCTTTCCCAATATTCTAATAAAAACGAGGTAGTCGAACTTCTCAAAGCCCAGCAAGAAGACGGCTCTTGGCAAGAAGTTGATTATGCATCTAAAGCAAGAAGCGGATGGCCGGCAAGGCAACATCTCGAAAATTTGAAAATTTTGGCTACGGCCTACCAAACCCCAACCGACCGCCTTTTCAAATCTGAAATCTTATTGGAAAGCATCCAAAAAGCGTTAGACTTTTGGAACAAAACCGAGCCTTTGAGCGACAACTGGTGGCAACAAGAAATAGGAGTTCCCATGGGTCTCAGCCCTATTCTAATCTTGATGGAAAAAGAACTTGACTCTGCCGACATGCAAGCATCTCTCAAAATAATGGACAAAGCCCAAATAAAAATGACGGGGCAAAACAAGGTCTGGCTCTCGGGAAATGTGCTAGTAAGAAGTACCTTGAGGGGTGATGATGAGCAAGTAAAAAAGGCGATAAACTCCATTCAGGAGGAAATAGTACTTTCTACCAAAGAAGGTATCCAACCTGATTTTTCCTTCCACCAACACGGACCTCAACAGCAATTTGGCAATTATGGACTTTCTTACGCTTCTAGCACGCTCTTTTGGCTCCAAGTAACCCAAGGGACAGACTTTGAATTTGAACAGGAAAAAATTGACATCCTGAAACATTATCTATTCGATGGAATAGCTTGGGTGGTATGGCATGAAAAAATGGATATCAGCGCCTGTGGAAGACAACTTTTCCCAAGTACTCCTTCGCACAAAGCTGAAAGTGCTTTGGCTTCGATCAAAGCTATGGAGAAAATAGTTGATGAAAGAAGTGTAATCGACAATGGGTTTGAGGGGAAGAAGTTTTTCTGGCGTTCGGATATGTTGGTAAGCCAAGATCCGCACTATTACTTTTCGGTAAAAATGTCTTCGGGGAGAGTGAGAGGCGCAGAAACTGTGAACAGCGAAAACTTACAAGGTTACCACATGGGCGATGGCGCAAGCTTTTTGTATCAAAACAACGAAGAATACACCGATATTTTTCCACTATGGGACTGGAGAAAAATCCCGGGAACAACCACCCTGCAACTGGAAGAAAAACTTCCAGTGCTAACCAGCAAAAATAGCTGGGGCGGGACTGACTTTGTAGGAGGCATTGCCACCGGCGAACACGCCATTGCCACTATGCACTACAAAAAAGATGGGTTAGAAGCCAAAAAGTCTTGGTTTGTGGTAGATGGGGAAACCGTTTGCCTAGGCACGGACATCAGCTCTTCCAAGCCAGAAACCGTAGCAACCACCATCCAACAAAGCTGGCTGAAAGATAACATCTTGGCAAGAATCAACGGTAAAATCACAACATTGAATGAAGGAGGGCACACCTTTACAGAGATTGATTTCCTACGCCACGACAACGTAGTTTATGTATTTGAAGAAAACCCTAAAATTCAGCTCAGCAACGAAGAGGTAAGCGGAAGCTGGGACAAGGTAGCCCAAAAACTATCAGACAAACCAGTGAGAGGAAAGGTGTTTAAGCTTTGGATAGACCACGGCGCTAACCCTACTTCTGCCAGTTATGCTTATTATATTTTCCCAAGAATCAACTCCCAAGACTTTGAACAACTGCTGAGCAACAAGCCTGTGGAAATTGTGTATAACTCGGGGGAAACCCAAGCTGTCGGAAATGAAAACATGCTGATGGCAGTGTACCACCAAGCTAGTTTGGCAAAGTTTGGTCGGGTACAGATAAAAGCGGAACAGCCTTGTGTAATGAGTGTGACTCGGCAAGGGGAAACTATATTTAACTTCGTAGCGAGCGACCCTACCCATAAGTTAGAATCACTAACTTTCACATTGAAAGGCGCTTATCTTTCCAGTAATCCTAACCTAATGATCACGAATAAAGGAAGGAAGTCTACAACCGTGACTATCGACTTACCACAAGGAGGTGAAGCAGGGAAAGCGGTCTCTTTTTCACTTAGTAAAAAGCCTTGA
- a CDS encoding ATP-binding protein, whose protein sequence is MKFLFNKKKTDNKQPNDGEIKRKVILGFASVGGAVAIAVLVTYVSFSLLQDSVERLAERDTRLLMLNKIRADVADADNMIREYTLNQDDSVYKTYQSTVDMIYVEIDSLKKHPANNFKQRVRIDSIATLLRTESKGLVNFMKERNYAKLKDPLTAVVNKLEKEKEKQLIKSLAKKSRAEEIPDLDPISLPLIYRKYRIIALRLYEKEDKPKMEVESVERILSNALKKEGNINAYMTRREINLLRQSAGLMTKIQQIIDSLQDEARFTGYQKANEARSVIKTSTYALLAVTVLALICVGIFVYLIFSDISKSDFYQKMLIKEKRRAEFLKNAKEEFLANMSHEIRTPLNALMGFTEQFAYTPLNGMQQEYLTAVRNSSEHLLATVNDILDMSKIEAGKLNMESVPFRADLVVKEVCDALSLKAKEKNLDLKYFMGEGTSQILSGDPTRLRQVLFNLIQNAVKFTEEGFVEVECEIEKETKKEVALKIYVNDTGIGIPADKQSAIFEDFSQADSSISRKYGGTGLGLAICKKLLKMQDGEISFDSTPGEGTSFTVSISYPKSSEKEVKTHERPQEVNGSLLSGKRLLVVDDDPLNMRLTQIILNKWGVITGTSLNGHDALRKMTDSEFDLVLTDMQMPEMSGLDLTKAIRKLQDKQKANIPVVAFTANMMRGDLEEYKKAGINDFLLKPFKEVEMFEKLANVLEVGTIEEVNSHISNTKKRLEKPKAKNGKKNGEAKAYSLDNFKKFTGDDPEALAEVLSIFLSDNQQNLSSFKKAALQSDWKEVSSLSHKMLHAYENLQVKPMIPLLKDLELMGLAPKGQDERRLKSTVDKAVKIAEDIHGKIENELA, encoded by the coding sequence ATGAAGTTTTTATTTAACAAGAAGAAAACTGACAACAAGCAGCCGAATGACGGGGAAATAAAAAGGAAAGTCATTCTGGGATTTGCCTCTGTGGGCGGTGCCGTAGCCATTGCGGTGCTGGTGACCTATGTAAGTTTTTCCCTTTTGCAAGATTCCGTAGAGCGCCTTGCCGAGCGGGATACTCGCTTACTGATGCTCAACAAAATAAGGGCGGACGTTGCCGATGCGGATAATATGATTCGGGAATATACACTCAACCAAGACGACTCGGTTTACAAAACCTACCAGTCGACGGTTGATATGATTTATGTTGAAATAGACTCTTTAAAAAAGCACCCTGCAAATAATTTTAAGCAACGTGTAAGAATAGACAGCATAGCTACCCTGCTCCGTACCGAATCGAAAGGCCTGGTTAATTTCATGAAAGAACGGAATTATGCCAAACTCAAAGATCCGCTCACGGCAGTGGTAAACAAATTGGAAAAAGAAAAAGAAAAACAGCTCATAAAAAGCTTAGCAAAAAAATCGCGTGCAGAAGAAATCCCCGACCTTGACCCAATTAGCCTTCCTCTGATTTACCGTAAATACCGCATTATAGCACTTAGGCTGTATGAAAAAGAGGACAAGCCCAAAATGGAAGTAGAGAGCGTTGAACGTATCCTCTCCAACGCACTCAAAAAAGAAGGAAACATCAATGCCTACATGACCCGCCGAGAGATCAACTTGCTGAGGCAAAGTGCGGGGTTGATGACCAAAATCCAGCAAATTATCGACTCGCTACAAGATGAGGCACGGTTTACTGGCTACCAAAAAGCAAACGAAGCCAGGTCGGTGATCAAAACTTCTACCTATGCCCTTTTAGCTGTCACCGTACTGGCTTTGATCTGTGTGGGGATTTTCGTGTACCTCATTTTCTCCGATATCTCCAAAAGTGATTTTTACCAAAAAATGCTTATTAAGGAGAAAAGGCGGGCTGAGTTTTTGAAAAATGCAAAGGAAGAATTTTTGGCAAACATGAGCCATGAAATTCGGACTCCGCTCAATGCACTCATGGGTTTTACCGAACAGTTTGCCTACACTCCGCTCAACGGTATGCAACAAGAATACCTTACAGCTGTCCGCAATTCTTCGGAGCATTTGCTGGCTACGGTAAACGATATTTTGGACATGTCAAAAATTGAGGCTGGGAAACTCAACATGGAATCAGTTCCTTTCAGAGCTGATTTGGTAGTGAAAGAAGTCTGCGATGCCCTTAGCCTAAAGGCAAAAGAGAAAAACTTAGACCTCAAGTATTTTATGGGCGAAGGGACTAGCCAAATTCTATCAGGCGACCCTACTCGCTTGCGCCAAGTGCTTTTTAACCTGATCCAAAATGCGGTAAAATTTACGGAAGAAGGTTTTGTTGAAGTTGAATGCGAAATAGAAAAAGAAACGAAAAAAGAAGTGGCCCTAAAAATCTATGTGAACGATACTGGCATCGGCATTCCTGCCGATAAGCAAAGTGCCATTTTTGAAGATTTCTCTCAAGCAGATTCTTCCATTTCCCGCAAATATGGCGGAACGGGCTTGGGCTTGGCAATTTGTAAAAAACTCCTCAAAATGCAAGATGGAGAAATATCTTTCGATAGCACCCCAGGAGAAGGTACTTCTTTCACCGTATCTATTTCTTATCCTAAATCGAGTGAAAAAGAGGTAAAAACCCACGAAAGGCCACAAGAGGTAAACGGAAGTCTGCTTTCAGGTAAACGCTTGTTGGTAGTGGACGATGACCCGTTAAACATGAGGCTCACCCAGATCATCCTCAACAAATGGGGAGTCATCACTGGAACTTCCCTCAATGGGCACGATGCCCTCCGAAAAATGACGGATAGTGAGTTCGACCTAGTACTCACCGACATGCAGATGCCTGAAATGAGTGGGCTAGACCTCACAAAAGCCATTCGCAAGCTGCAAGACAAGCAAAAAGCAAATATCCCTGTGGTGGCCTTTACGGCGAATATGATGCGAGGTGACCTTGAAGAATATAAAAAAGCAGGTATCAACGACTTCTTACTCAAGCCTTTTAAGGAAGTAGAAATGTTTGAAAAACTAGCAAACGTGCTAGAAGTCGGTACCATAGAGGAGGTAAATTCCCACATTTCGAACACTAAAAAGCGACTGGAAAAGCCAAAAGCTAAGAATGGGAAAAAGAATGGTGAAGCTAAGGCATACTCTTTGGACAATTTCAAAAAATTCACGGGAGATGACCCCGAAGCACTAGCCGAGGTATTGTCTATTTTCTTATCTGACAACCAGCAAAACCTTAGTTCGTTCAAGAAAGCCGCACTGCAAAGCGATTGGAAAGAAGTTTCTTCCCTTTCCCATAAAATGCTGCACGCTTATGAAAACTTGCAAGTAAAACCTATGATCCCGCTTCTGAAAGATTTGGAGCTGATGGGGCTAGCGCCCAAAGGACAAGACGAAAGGAGATTAAAATCGACAGTTGACAAAGCGGTAAAAATAGCCGAGGATATCCATGGGAAAATAGAGAATGAGCTCGCTTAA
- a CDS encoding beta-carotene hydroxylase → MEGVAWFTHKYIMHGFLWVWHESHHQIRHGMFEKNDLFAVVFSLPAIVLIFIGSENPNLRELMFVGFGITGYGLFYFIFHDIIVHRRIKIKYKAKTEYMKRIMNAHYVHHAVHSKEGAEAFGFLYAPKKYKLKKGQKEKQLS, encoded by the coding sequence ATGGAAGGTGTAGCTTGGTTTACCCACAAATACATCATGCATGGCTTTCTTTGGGTTTGGCACGAATCTCACCATCAAATTAGGCATGGCATGTTCGAGAAAAATGACTTGTTTGCAGTCGTATTCAGTTTGCCTGCCATTGTCCTCATTTTTATTGGCTCAGAAAACCCAAACCTTAGGGAATTGATGTTTGTTGGTTTTGGTATTACAGGCTACGGGCTTTTTTACTTTATTTTCCACGATATCATTGTTCACCGCCGAATCAAGATTAAGTACAAAGCGAAGACGGAATACATGAAACGTATTATGAATGCGCATTATGTACACCATGCGGTACACTCTAAAGAAGGAGCAGAAGCATTTGGTTTTTTGTATGCACCGAAAAAATACAAGCTTAAAAAAGGGCAAAAAGAAAAGCAGCTTAGCTAA
- a CDS encoding YkvA family protein, producing the protein MKKIKYEKFVKHYNENTFWKKIKKIASKVGVNVMYMVLLLYYTLQSKELPQKSKALIVGAIGYFLFPFDAVSDLIPMVGYTDDIAALLFALTQVAFYITPEVRFRAKEKLAIWFGEYDEAVLAEVDDKIKKEETS; encoded by the coding sequence ATGAAAAAGATCAAGTACGAAAAGTTTGTAAAACATTACAATGAAAACACCTTTTGGAAGAAAATAAAGAAGATTGCTTCCAAAGTTGGGGTGAACGTAATGTATATGGTTCTGCTATTATACTACACATTACAGTCGAAAGAGCTTCCTCAAAAAAGTAAGGCGCTCATTGTTGGCGCAATAGGCTATTTTCTTTTCCCATTCGATGCCGTTTCAGACCTAATCCCAATGGTTGGCTACACAGACGACATTGCAGCTTTGCTGTTTGCCCTCACACAAGTTGCTTTTTATATTACCCCAGAAGTACGCTTTAGGGCTAAGGAAAAGCTCGCTATTTGGTTTGGGGAATACGATGAAGCCGTATTGGCAGAAGTAGATGACAAAATAAAAAAGGAGGAGACCTCTTAA